The Thermocrinis ruber genome has a window encoding:
- a CDS encoding ParA family protein — MKTLSVVNHKGGVGKTTLTVVLLHLLAERGLKVLAVDLDPQANLTLCLTQNISEDIPQSYHLLIKGSSQPISLGNIDLIPSSLLLSQAEFELVSMHARELRLKRALSTFNSYDLILVDTPPNLGILTINALIASDGVLIPVETQFFSLSGLKHIFMVLQELEEYTGIKTQVVALAPTFYEKHVALHNKVLEELQKLPYKVLPPIPKRVGFQYASINRGDLKQLDQEALKILSTYAEEVIKWLRGT, encoded by the coding sequence ATGAAAACCTTGTCAGTAGTCAATCACAAAGGAGGTGTGGGAAAAACAACGCTTACTGTAGTCCTGCTTCATCTACTTGCAGAACGAGGCTTGAAAGTCCTCGCTGTAGACCTTGACCCTCAAGCAAACTTGACCCTGTGTCTTACTCAAAACATCTCTGAGGATATCCCTCAATCTTACCACTTACTCATCAAAGGCTCTTCCCAACCCATAAGTTTAGGAAATATTGACCTCATTCCTTCCTCCTTGCTCCTATCCCAAGCGGAGTTTGAACTTGTCAGTATGCATGCGAGGGAGCTTAGGCTAAAGAGGGCACTGTCTACCTTTAACAGCTACGACCTAATCCTCGTAGATACCCCGCCGAACCTCGGCATCTTAACCATAAACGCTCTCATAGCCTCCGACGGTGTGCTAATTCCTGTAGAAACTCAGTTTTTCAGCCTCTCTGGTTTAAAGCATATTTTTATGGTCCTGCAGGAGTTAGAGGAATACACAGGAATAAAAACCCAAGTAGTAGCATTGGCACCTACCTTTTACGAAAAACACGTAGCCCTTCATAACAAGGTCCTTGAAGAGCTTCAAAAGCTTCCTTATAAGGTTCTACCACCCATTCCCAAAAGGGTGGGCTTTCAGTATGCCAGTATAAATAGGGGAGATTTAAAACAGCTGGATCAGGAGGCATTAAAAATACTATCTACCTATGCAGAGGAGGTTATAAAATGGCTAAGAGGAACTTAG
- the cas5b gene encoding type I-B CRISPR-associated protein Cas5b, whose protein sequence is MEALVFEVFGSLGHFRKFYTTSSALTYPFPPPTVLRGLVGAIIGLEREEYLTHTKDLKFAVQILSPVKTLTISVNFINTKRKGGGFEPSLKAQSKAEESARTQVIQQLVKDPRYRVFVLGDGNVFETLREHLELRKFFYTPVLGTSEHIAEIEYVGTFEVKELEDVEGRCYSVCPLELLEDLRITSIKIGKELIPYRMEEDRTASYTEVLYPKEPNTTIEGKFKKLWFVAMPSGEVGVCFMPHV, encoded by the coding sequence ATGGAAGCTTTGGTCTTTGAAGTTTTTGGTAGCTTAGGACATTTTAGGAAATTCTACACCACCTCTTCTGCCCTAACCTATCCCTTTCCTCCACCTACTGTCCTGCGTGGTCTGGTAGGTGCCATAATTGGGCTAGAAAGGGAAGAATACCTAACGCACACCAAAGATTTGAAATTTGCAGTCCAAATCTTAAGCCCAGTAAAAACTCTTACAATTTCTGTGAATTTCATAAACACAAAAAGAAAAGGTGGAGGGTTTGAACCATCTTTAAAAGCTCAGTCAAAGGCTGAGGAATCCGCACGAACTCAAGTTATTCAACAGTTGGTAAAAGACCCACGCTACAGGGTCTTTGTGTTGGGAGATGGTAATGTTTTTGAAACACTGAGAGAACATTTAGAACTGAGAAAGTTTTTCTATACGCCTGTTTTGGGCACTTCAGAACATATAGCTGAGATAGAGTATGTTGGGACGTTTGAAGTTAAAGAGTTGGAAGATGTAGAGGGTAGGTGTTATAGTGTATGCCCTCTGGAGTTGTTGGAGGATTTGAGGATTACTTCTATAAAGATTGGCAAAGAACTTATACCCTATCGTATGGAAGAGGACAGGACCGCAAGCTATACGGAGGTGCTGTATCCGAAAGAGCCAAACACTACTATAGAGGGTAAGTTTAAAAAGTTGTGGTTTGTTGCAATGCCAAGCGGTGAGGTAGGTGTCTGTTTTATGCCCCATGTGTAG
- a CDS encoding TIGR02556 family CRISPR-associated protein → MLRALKEWGELFERPIYDKVKADKVIVLEFELDNVGNATLKDISLEEFSEDKLNKYLYRRAKSSNPPTYSPTLRLNTEDISKSLNNLIKVNRKLRGVPQISIDVETVAERIRGMIEGTEKSTSYLITIRFNGKYIGEMPEYIKAVGDLIKGSYEKNGICSICGEEKKVAEDLPFNFLTYDKPGYIVGGFREDVAYKNSPICFDCYEKIRIARQNLESATFKLAGTEYMLIPETLKKENLQKLKELFEYLRENNLNLDNLDKVHLYDLLEGLVREEDKNLIFSILDNLQEISGERGLDILSIFSRFKDIIIAHFLFIKREQSREAIELYISDVFPSRIDYLFKVKGFIEELGIVGNFDYRLINEFFKEKGFYQMVEATFWGKRVENAFLCDGLMNVIRESFKEWDKRTDYKLIGEALAVYLFVRITTEGLSMQQSQNLQSLEEFFVWVKNLPSIGSEDWKYGLVLMGFLTEYLLEEQRKERKSKPFLKKLKSLKMDWGDIIKLLPELRQKLEEYEAFDYQSVKMLFGEISQTLLQSTKPKASVGELNFYFASGMGLYGIYGGLMFNRKQTNEEVEE, encoded by the coding sequence ATGCTTAGGGCTTTAAAAGAGTGGGGAGAACTATTTGAAAGACCAATATACGACAAAGTTAAAGCGGACAAGGTTATTGTGCTTGAGTTTGAACTGGACAATGTTGGCAACGCAACTTTAAAAGATATTAGCCTTGAGGAGTTTTCAGAGGATAAGCTAAACAAGTATCTTTATAGAAGGGCTAAGAGCAGCAACCCGCCTACCTACTCGCCCACTTTACGCCTTAATACTGAAGACATTAGCAAATCTTTGAATAACCTTATTAAAGTCAACAGAAAACTAAGAGGCGTTCCACAGATAAGCATTGATGTAGAAACCGTTGCAGAGCGGATACGGGGTATGATAGAAGGAACTGAGAAATCAACCTCCTACCTGATTACCATTAGGTTCAATGGAAAATACATAGGAGAGATGCCCGAATATATCAAAGCAGTTGGCGATCTTATAAAAGGTTCATATGAGAAAAATGGCATATGTTCCATATGTGGAGAGGAGAAAAAGGTGGCTGAAGACTTACCCTTTAATTTTTTGACCTACGACAAGCCTGGATATATAGTAGGTGGGTTTAGAGAAGATGTAGCATACAAAAACAGTCCAATTTGTTTTGATTGTTATGAAAAAATCAGAATAGCAAGGCAAAACTTGGAGTCCGCTACTTTTAAATTAGCAGGCACCGAGTATATGCTTATCCCGGAGACATTAAAAAAGGAAAATCTTCAGAAGCTTAAGGAATTGTTTGAATATCTCAGGGAAAATAACTTAAACCTTGACAATTTAGACAAGGTTCATCTATACGACCTGCTTGAAGGACTTGTAAGGGAAGAGGATAAAAACCTGATATTTAGCATACTTGATAACCTTCAGGAAATCTCAGGGGAAAGAGGGCTTGACATTCTATCAATATTTAGTAGGTTTAAAGATATTATCATTGCCCATTTTCTGTTTATAAAGAGGGAACAAAGTAGAGAAGCAATAGAACTGTATATTTCAGATGTTTTCCCTTCACGAATTGACTATCTTTTTAAGGTAAAAGGGTTTATTGAAGAGCTTGGGATTGTCGGAAATTTTGATTATAGGCTTATCAACGAGTTTTTCAAAGAGAAAGGGTTCTATCAAATGGTTGAAGCTACATTCTGGGGGAAGAGGGTTGAGAATGCATTTCTTTGTGATGGGTTGATGAATGTTATAAGGGAGAGCTTTAAGGAGTGGGATAAGCGTACGGATTACAAATTGATTGGTGAAGCTTTAGCGGTATATCTCTTTGTTAGAATAACTACGGAGGGGTTAAGCATGCAACAAAGCCAAAATCTACAAAGCCTTGAAGAGTTTTTTGTTTGGGTGAAAAACCTACCAAGCATTGGCTCGGAAGACTGGAAATACGGACTGGTTCTAATGGGATTTTTAACGGAATATTTATTAGAAGAACAAAGGAAAGAAAGAAAATCTAAGCCCTTTTTGAAAAAACTCAAAAGCCTTAAAATGGATTGGGGGGACATCATCAAGCTACTTCCCGAGTTGAGACAAAAGTTGGAAGAGTATGAGGCTTTTGACTATCAGTCTGTTAAGATGCTTTTTGGAGAGATTTCCCAGACACTTTTACAATCCACCAAACCCAAAGCAAGCGTGGGAGAATTGAACTTTTACTTTGCAAGTGGGATGGGACTTTATGGTATATACGGAGGGTTGATGTTTAATAGAAAACAAACCAACGAGGAGGTAGAGGAATGA
- a CDS encoding nitrilase-related carbon-nitrogen hydrolase, giving the protein MIKLAVLQWQIAFGNIQENRKRVLELLSPLEDSLVVLPEMFPCGFDYDNLKNHAKESQKLLEELRELSKEKRLTLIGTYPEEREGKLFNTAFVLSDGLLVGKRDKIKLFPLYREGEHFSPGQENPVFETRHGKVGVLVCFELRFPNLGWELRKKGAQIIAVPSLWGAKRKEHLKVLSQARAVELQSYLLLSNGWGRTGEEEYAGNSAIYDPWGNTLAFSEVGDSVLLVYADLKKVEAVRRLIPLDTD; this is encoded by the coding sequence TTGATAAAGCTTGCGGTTTTGCAGTGGCAAATAGCCTTCGGCAACATCCAAGAGAACAGAAAAAGGGTCCTTGAACTACTGAGCCCTTTGGAGGATAGCTTGGTAGTCCTGCCGGAGATGTTTCCCTGCGGTTTTGACTACGATAACTTAAAAAACCACGCCAAAGAGAGTCAAAAACTTTTGGAAGAGCTCAGGGAACTTTCTAAGGAAAAAAGGCTGACGCTGATAGGAACATACCCAGAGGAGAGGGAGGGAAAGCTGTTTAACACCGCCTTTGTGCTCTCCGATGGGTTATTGGTAGGCAAAAGGGACAAGATAAAGCTTTTTCCACTGTACAGAGAGGGGGAACACTTTAGCCCGGGGCAAGAAAACCCAGTTTTTGAAACAAGGCATGGAAAAGTGGGAGTGCTTGTATGCTTTGAGCTAAGGTTCCCAAACCTGGGCTGGGAGCTGAGAAAGAAGGGAGCCCAGATTATTGCGGTGCCATCCCTTTGGGGTGCCAAAAGGAAAGAGCATTTAAAGGTTTTGTCGCAAGCGAGGGCGGTGGAGTTGCAAAGCTACCTTTTGCTTTCCAACGGGTGGGGAAGGACGGGAGAAGAGGAGTATGCAGGCAACTCTGCCATATACGACCCATGGGGCAACACCCTTGCCTTTTCGGAAGTGGGAGATAGCGTCCTTTTGGTTTATGCGGACCTAAAGAAGGTGGAAGCAGTGCGAAGGCTCATACCACTGGACACTGATTGA
- the thiC gene encoding phosphomethylpyrimidine synthase ThiC, producing the protein MLSAEWVESRKKFKNKTQMHLARQGIITEEMRYVAKREGLHPEFVRQEVARGRMIIPANINHLHLEPMCIGINSRVKVNANIGNSGLASDIPTELEKLRVAIKYGADTVMDLSTGDAIKETREAIIKESTVPVGTVPIYEAFKRAKGQVKNMTVDLILDVIEEQAQQGVSYMTIHAGILREFLPMVQHRVMGIVSRGGAIMAQWMIEHGKQNPLYEHFDKICEIFKKYDVSFSLGDALRPGAIADASDDAQLAELRVLGELTERAWKHDVQVMVEGPGHVPLDQIEFNMKIQQKICHEAPFYVLGPLVIDVAPGYDHIASAIGAALAGYYGAAMLCYVTPKEHLGLPNVEDVKQGVIAYKIAAHAADVAKRFPGARDWDLEMSKARFAFDWNRQFELAIDPETARAYHDETLPQEGYKTAKFCSMCGPEFCAYKISQHVSDKMEELLQQENWIAP; encoded by the coding sequence ATGCTGAGCGCGGAGTGGGTAGAAAGCAGGAAGAAGTTTAAAAACAAGACCCAGATGCACCTTGCCCGTCAGGGCATAATAACAGAAGAAATGCGGTATGTGGCAAAGAGGGAAGGATTGCACCCAGAGTTTGTCAGGCAGGAGGTAGCAAGGGGTAGGATGATCATTCCTGCCAACATAAACCATCTTCACCTTGAGCCCATGTGTATAGGTATAAACTCAAGGGTAAAGGTCAATGCCAACATAGGAAACTCGGGCTTGGCTTCTGACATACCTACCGAGTTGGAAAAGCTAAGGGTAGCCATCAAGTACGGTGCAGATACGGTTATGGACCTATCCACCGGAGACGCCATAAAGGAAACCCGAGAAGCCATCATAAAAGAGAGCACGGTGCCCGTGGGAACTGTTCCCATATACGAAGCCTTCAAGAGGGCAAAGGGACAAGTCAAAAACATGACCGTGGACCTTATTCTTGATGTTATAGAGGAACAAGCCCAGCAGGGCGTATCTTACATGACCATCCACGCGGGTATTCTCAGGGAGTTTTTGCCCATGGTCCAGCACAGGGTTATGGGTATAGTGTCCCGTGGTGGTGCCATAATGGCTCAGTGGATGATAGAACACGGAAAGCAAAATCCACTCTATGAGCACTTTGATAAGATATGCGAGATATTCAAAAAGTATGATGTTTCCTTCTCCTTGGGAGATGCCCTCAGGCCCGGAGCTATTGCGGACGCCAGCGACGACGCCCAGCTTGCAGAGCTAAGGGTCCTCGGTGAGCTAACGGAAAGGGCATGGAAACACGATGTTCAAGTGATGGTGGAAGGACCGGGACACGTGCCATTGGACCAGATAGAGTTCAACATGAAGATCCAACAAAAGATATGCCACGAAGCGCCTTTCTACGTGCTTGGTCCCCTTGTAATAGACGTGGCCCCTGGGTATGACCATATTGCATCCGCCATAGGTGCTGCGTTGGCGGGTTATTATGGTGCTGCAATGCTTTGCTATGTGACGCCCAAGGAGCACTTGGGACTTCCCAATGTGGAGGACGTAAAGCAAGGAGTTATTGCATACAAGATAGCAGCTCATGCGGCAGATGTAGCCAAACGCTTCCCCGGTGCCAGGGATTGGGACTTAGAAATGTCCAAGGCTCGCTTTGCCTTTGACTGGAACAGGCAGTTTGAGCTTGCCATAGACCCAGAGACCGCAAGGGCCTACCACGACGAAACCCTACCCCAAGAGGGCTACAAAACTGCCAAATTCTGTTCTATGTGCGGTCCTGAGTTTTGCGCCTACAAGATATCCCAGCATGTTTCCGATAAGATGGAGGAATTGCTCCAGCAGGAAAACTGGATTGCACCCTGA
- a CDS encoding TrpB-like pyridoxal phosphate-dependent enzyme yields the protein MRVVLSTQDIPKKWFNIVPYLPKPLEPPLDPRTMEPVDPSALLAIFPEPIVEQEVSQQEWIDIPQEVLDVYSLWRPTPLHRAKRLEEYLGTPAKIYYKNESVSPPGSHKPNTAVAQAYYNKISGVKRLTTETGAGQWGSSLAFACQFFGLECEVFMVRVSYNQKPFRRILMETWGAKVVPSPSNLTQSGRKFYEEDPEHPGSLGIAISEAIERAVSSPDTKYSLGSVLNHVLLHQTIIGLEAKKQMEMVGDYPDVIVGAVGGGSNFAGLSFPFLRDKLAGEKPNLEVIAVEPSACPTLTKGEYRYDYGDTAGLTPLIKMHTLGHDFVPPPIHAGGLRYHGDAPLVCLLYNEGFISASAYKQRDVFEAAVLFARTEGIVPAPESAHAIRKVIDIALECKRTGEKKTILFNLSGHGYFDLSAYNKFLKGELPDT from the coding sequence ATGCGCGTAGTTTTGAGCACCCAAGACATACCAAAGAAATGGTTTAACATTGTGCCCTATCTACCAAAGCCTCTGGAGCCTCCCTTGGACCCAAGGACTATGGAGCCTGTGGATCCTTCAGCCCTCCTTGCCATATTTCCAGAGCCTATAGTGGAGCAGGAGGTCTCACAGCAGGAGTGGATAGACATCCCCCAAGAGGTGCTTGATGTATATTCCCTATGGAGACCAACGCCACTGCACAGGGCTAAAAGGCTTGAGGAGTACTTGGGCACGCCAGCAAAGATATACTACAAAAACGAGAGCGTATCACCACCGGGTAGCCATAAGCCAAACACTGCGGTAGCCCAAGCTTATTACAACAAGATCTCCGGTGTGAAGAGGTTGACTACAGAAACGGGGGCGGGTCAGTGGGGAAGTTCTTTAGCCTTTGCCTGCCAGTTCTTTGGTTTGGAGTGTGAGGTCTTTATGGTTAGGGTTAGCTACAATCAAAAACCCTTCAGAAGAATACTTATGGAGACTTGGGGAGCAAAGGTGGTGCCTTCTCCCAGCAATCTAACCCAGTCTGGCAGAAAGTTTTATGAAGAAGACCCAGAGCATCCGGGAAGTTTGGGAATAGCCATAAGCGAAGCCATTGAGCGTGCGGTTTCCTCTCCGGACACTAAATACTCCCTGGGTAGTGTGTTAAACCATGTTTTGCTCCATCAAACAATCATAGGGTTGGAAGCCAAAAAGCAGATGGAAATGGTCGGTGATTATCCCGATGTAATTGTGGGTGCGGTGGGTGGTGGTAGCAACTTTGCGGGTTTATCCTTTCCCTTTTTGAGGGACAAGCTGGCGGGCGAAAAGCCAAACCTTGAGGTTATCGCAGTGGAACCATCCGCATGCCCTACCCTTACGAAGGGTGAATACAGATACGATTACGGAGACACCGCAGGGCTAACGCCCCTTATAAAGATGCATACCTTGGGACATGATTTTGTGCCTCCTCCCATTCATGCGGGAGGTTTGAGATACCACGGAGATGCACCTTTGGTTTGCTTGCTATACAATGAGGGTTTTATAAGCGCCAGTGCATATAAACAGAGGGATGTTTTTGAAGCGGCTGTTCTCTTTGCAAGGACGGAGGGCATAGTGCCAGCCCCAGAGTCCGCCCACGCCATAAGAAAGGTAATAGACATAGCCTTGGAGTGTAAAAGGACTGGAGAGAAAAAGACTATCCTCTTTAACCTATCAGGGCATGGCTACTTTGACCTGAGCGCTTACAATAAATTCCTAAAGGGTGAATTGCCGGATACTTAG
- the cas7b gene encoding type I-B CRISPR-associated protein Cas7/Csh2 yields the protein MSILSRRHEILFLYDVSMANPNGDPLDENRPRYDEETGRVFVRDARIKRTIRDTLAEMGYNVFIIEERKDNGELKTKEEKVGNLDRDRILDTYIDIRLFGGTFAVKKNPWNWTGPVQFAYGVSLHRVKMLNIKGTTVMPSKEGKKQGTMLDDYRIAYGLIAVYGVANQNAAEHTRMTDEDFEIMLKALWIGHRGGSVLLTGSKIGHTSRLLIDVVHKEGSLDLIGGLHRAVDVVSDKNDEEIRGPEDYKLSLERLAQKILRFKDKVEKIRYIADEELRVEPSIEEAFQGITVEKLEF from the coding sequence ATGAGTATCCTTAGTAGAAGGCACGAAATACTCTTTTTGTATGATGTGAGTATGGCAAATCCTAATGGGGATCCTTTGGACGAAAACAGGCCACGCTACGATGAGGAGACGGGCAGGGTATTTGTAAGGGATGCGAGGATAAAACGGACTATAAGGGATACGCTTGCGGAAATGGGGTACAATGTCTTTATCATAGAAGAAAGGAAGGACAACGGAGAGTTAAAGACAAAAGAGGAGAAGGTTGGTAATTTGGACAGGGACAGGATATTAGATACCTACATAGATATCAGGCTTTTTGGCGGGACTTTTGCAGTTAAGAAAAACCCTTGGAATTGGACGGGCCCTGTTCAGTTTGCATACGGAGTATCCCTGCATAGGGTAAAGATGCTGAACATAAAAGGAACAACCGTTATGCCTTCAAAAGAAGGAAAAAAACAGGGCACCATGCTTGACGATTATAGAATAGCCTACGGTCTTATTGCGGTTTATGGTGTGGCTAACCAAAATGCTGCGGAGCATACAAGAATGACGGATGAGGACTTTGAGATTATGTTAAAAGCCCTGTGGATAGGGCATAGGGGCGGTAGTGTTCTGCTTACTGGGTCAAAGATTGGACACACGTCAAGGCTTTTGATTGATGTAGTCCATAAAGAAGGGTCCCTTGACTTGATAGGAGGACTTCATAGGGCTGTGGATGTTGTGTCTGATAAGAACGATGAGGAGATAAGAGGTCCCGAAGATTACAAGCTTTCTCTTGAAAGATTAGCACAGAAGATACTAAGGTTTAAGGACAAAGTAGAGAAAATCAGGTATATTGCTGACGAGGAGTTGCGTGTAGAACCTTCTATTGAGGAGGCATTTCAAGGTATTACGGTTGAGAAGCTGGAATTCTGA
- a CDS encoding AAA family ATPase, translating to MDIQGIIDSVSTVLKGKEEVVLRSLVCFLSGGHLLLEDVPGVGKTTLALSLSRVLGLSFARIQFTSDLLPSDILGVSIYDQSKKAFVFKQGPIFHQIILADEINRATPKTQSALLEAMAEGKVSVDGVTYELPKPFFVIATQNPVEQYGTFPLPESQLDRFSMRLSLGYPDKETEISILRGENPLESVAKLSPMVKPHEILATMQQISRFYVSPEVARFVVEIVSRTRNHPDVLLGVSTRGAIHLVSCAKALAYCRGRDFVVPEDIIDLAPYCLAHRIIVREGTDAEALIKSILEEVPAP from the coding sequence ATGGACATCCAAGGAATCATAGATAGCGTAAGCACAGTCCTAAAAGGAAAGGAAGAGGTAGTTTTACGATCTTTGGTTTGCTTTCTCTCTGGAGGGCATCTGCTTTTGGAAGATGTGCCGGGGGTAGGAAAGACTACTTTGGCTTTGTCCCTCTCAAGGGTTTTGGGGCTTTCCTTTGCCCGCATCCAATTTACCAGCGACCTTTTACCCTCGGACATATTGGGCGTGAGCATTTATGACCAGTCCAAAAAAGCCTTTGTTTTCAAGCAGGGACCTATCTTCCATCAGATAATTTTGGCTGACGAGATCAACCGGGCTACTCCAAAGACCCAAAGTGCCCTCTTAGAAGCTATGGCAGAGGGTAAGGTTAGCGTGGATGGGGTCACCTACGAACTGCCAAAGCCCTTTTTTGTGATAGCCACACAAAACCCGGTGGAACAGTACGGCACCTTTCCACTGCCCGAGTCTCAACTGGACCGCTTTAGCATGCGCCTTTCCCTTGGCTACCCAGATAAAGAAACAGAGATAAGCATTCTCCGAGGAGAAAATCCCCTGGAAAGTGTGGCAAAGCTGAGCCCTATGGTAAAGCCTCACGAAATACTGGCAACCATGCAACAGATAAGCAGGTTTTATGTGTCGCCCGAAGTGGCAAGGTTTGTGGTGGAAATTGTGTCAAGGACCCGCAACCACCCAGATGTGCTTTTGGGTGTTTCCACAAGGGGTGCCATCCATTTGGTTAGCTGTGCAAAAGCGTTGGCTTACTGCAGGGGAAGGGACTTTGTGGTTCCCGAGGACATAATAGACCTGGCACCTTATTGCTTGGCACACCGTATAATTGTGAGGGAAGGCACAGACGCAGAAGCCTTAATAAAATCCATCTTGGAGGAGGTTCCAGCTCCTTGA
- the cas6 gene encoding CRISPR-associated endoribonuclease Cas6: MTERTYKSYKLKFKFSFDQPLSLPKYYNSVLQGFFYKNMDPILASILHEVGFVYNHRKFKLFTFSKIFGKIKEKNENNILFHPPNVHVYFSTPITTHMKSIAMSLLKKERLLMHKQYVFLSEVEVLEEEIESEEITVVCLSPIVVYRTPEGSRRHIYLSPFEEQFYAMLKSNLMKKYELVYGKRYTEDIEIAPVNTNRIYKKKIVFKGTLITAWEGLFKIKAKRDMLKVGLECGLGVKNSAGFGCIAKIRKKEHA, from the coding sequence ATGACGGAAAGAACCTATAAAAGCTATAAGCTAAAATTCAAGTTTAGCTTTGACCAACCTTTAAGTTTGCCCAAGTATTACAACAGCGTGCTCCAGGGGTTCTTTTATAAGAACATGGACCCAATCCTTGCCAGTATATTGCATGAAGTGGGCTTTGTGTATAACCACAGAAAGTTTAAACTCTTCACATTCTCAAAAATATTTGGCAAGATTAAGGAAAAGAACGAAAACAACATTTTGTTCCACCCTCCAAACGTTCATGTGTATTTTTCCACTCCGATAACCACACATATGAAGTCCATAGCCATGTCTTTACTGAAAAAAGAAAGATTGCTTATGCATAAGCAATATGTTTTCCTTTCAGAGGTTGAGGTGTTAGAGGAGGAAATAGAAAGCGAGGAGATAACTGTGGTTTGTCTTTCTCCCATTGTGGTCTATAGGACGCCAGAGGGTTCAAGAAGGCATATCTATCTCTCACCGTTTGAGGAGCAGTTCTACGCTATGCTTAAAAGCAACTTGATGAAAAAATATGAACTTGTTTATGGTAAAAGGTATACGGAAGATATTGAAATAGCCCCAGTTAACACAAATCGTATTTATAAAAAGAAGATTGTATTTAAGGGAACACTTATTACAGCGTGGGAGGGTTTGTTTAAGATAAAAGCTAAGAGGGATATGCTGAAGGTTGGGCTGGAATGTGGATTGGGGGTAAAAAACAGTGCGGGCTTTGGTTGTATTGCTAAAATAAGAAAGAAGGAACATGCTTAG